The DNA window tttatttttaatgatgtattttaaatgtatgtaatggttgtgtgtatgtgtgtgtagaccATTTAAGACCGTAATAAAGATTATTATAATCTGACTGAATTGACAGCTCATTTCAAAACTAAAGTGTAATTAAGTTACACATCACAATAAGACTAGGTCCGTTTGAGCATCtactgagaaagaaaaaatatgtttatgctTTTCTTATATGTGAAAGTTAAATATGACCACAACACATCTCCTTTTGCAATCAccttgtgtcactctgcagttactggTTCACTtcattttacagtgacatgcatACAATATGTCTCCACTTcaaacaagaataaaagaaatacaacaacTGGCAATAATAATAGGCACCACAAAAAGTCCAAACACAccaaaatttacaaataaaaaaagatcagCAGGTGTGCACTATCTACAATAATTAAGAATACTAGGAACTTTCAGGACTACGTGATAAACAcactgattattattattttcaacaCATACAGGGGGGTGCACCGTTCCTGGAAGTACTGCAATACCAGGTCGATGCGTGGAGTGGACGGAGCAAGCCCCTATTCCATCTCCCTGTTccaaaaatcaatttaatatATGGTCCCCGGGTAGGGGACGTATCAGATATTAAACTGATAAGAACAGATACTACACTTGATCTTAGCCAAAAGGCCGAGAAGCGATGCTGACTAACGACTGAAGTGGGAGACTCCTTCTCCTCATTGTGACACTAACTCGCGGTTCAATATGATTTCTATGgctacaaaaacacaccaacaaaTTGTGAAAGCGCAGTTTGATGTCTTATGACTGATGGACAACGGAAATATCCATCCGATCGCGGACTTTTATCACAAAACGTTACGGGAGTTTAACGTGGGTTCATGCCATTTCTGGTCACGTGATGTGCTACTGCCCAATCAGCAATCAGTACGAACGGGTATGTTAAAATCCACTTTATAGCTCTAATTAAGGAAGAACTGGTCATTTACTCACTTAAAATATACGATTGAGATTAAGTAAAACTATTTCTACTGACTGGATCGCGTGTATGGTTAAAAGTGAACAATATACACCTGCTTCTGAATATAAAGCTTCAACAATGATAAACTGAGCTGTGTCTCCCTCTGGTGACGGAAACAATACAGGACACTGTGCTCAGTCTGAAACGACAAACACAGCATCTTTGGCCAAACACTTTACATTGTGCTTTAGTGAAGAACAATACTACCACTACTattaatactactactactactactactactactactaataataataatgactttaaTAAGGAAAGAGAAAGGTCCCTAGCATACCACACAAAACAGTCATCTATGTACAAGAatacaatataaataataaaatacaagacATACCCTACATTATACAAGACAAGAATTACCCAACACCACATTATATAATTTCATAGAAATTTACACAATTCAATACACTGCACCCACAAACAAGCAGGAAAGCCAGTGGCCCCACAGTTTAGATGAAGACCTGACTGAGCTCAGGTCATGGGTAGCCAAGGCCTGGATGATactattttctgagacagagaATCTGCACATATATCGATATGATTTCGCATTAAGGCAGGGCAAGTAGGTACACTAacatctgaaaacatttggctGCCACTGACTGCACTATCGTGGAAGATTAAGAAGTAGTCTCATGTCATCGTTATAGGCCACATTAAGTCTTGCATATTGCTCTTCCTATAGGAGCGCCACAAGGGGGCAATATACAGCGGAGTGCAAAATGCTCTATAAAGAGCGACGTTCACATTGACTGAACACGATACATTTGCGAGCAAGCTTATTAGCTTGTGCATACAACTTGCACACTGTCTGAGGTCGACAGATAAATCATTGACAATATAATGACCAAGATATTTAATCTCACGACACACTTTAGGAGCAACACCGAAATAATTCAGGAAATACTAATTGTCTGTCTTCTTTACTGTTAACAATCATATTGTTACTCTTATTGGCATTATATTTGATGTCAAAGTCTGCACCATAGTTAGAGCAAATCTTCAACATCTGTTGTAAGCCAGcaatatatgtttttaatattggCAACGTATAGCTTATTAGAatctgaacaaatgtatacGATCCAGCAAAACATCACAGGCGTACACCATCGATATTTGGACACCAACGAGACAACGAGGCATCAAACTGGCAGCAGAACTGTTTTAACTTCCGGTGTTTcagttttcagaataaaagttgtACTGGCAACATGTAAAGTCTTTACTTTGAAACAATTTGCAAACCGTTTAAGTTACCGGAAAAGATTGACTTTTTAAGACAtctgtttaaatgtaatttggTTTACAACTATTTGATAGCAACAGAATACATGTAATACAAAACTACGCAAATTACAACTGACTTTGACTGTTTCAGCGAACTTCAACATGGCCGCTAACGTTAAACAACACCCCACACGCAGCAACAATTATTGTAACTTACTGTAACGTTATTTCTGAAACTGGACACTCCATATTTAGCTAATTTAGGAACTATAACGTAACGTAAAGGGTAATGGGCCTACACGTACGTGCTTTCATCGAATCTGCGTAACGCGAACCTCCCTTCAAAGGTAACGTTCAGTTAACAAGCAACTTTAACCAACACTAACTGACATTAATCTTAATGCTTAAGGGTAAGTTAAAACTAATTTAAAGTCATATGTTAGTCTCAGAGTAACGGCCACCATTGCCACAAATACATCTCGCGCCTACAACTAACGGTGCCATTTGCAATTACAGCATTAGCAGGCCTAGCCTAACCGTTAGTGCCTTCAGTCCATAAAATGATGGACGGCAAACCGTTATTTCATAATATTTGACAACAAAACATGTTAAGCCAAAAGACTAAAAAGAACAATATTAGAAGAAGCTGTCCAAAAGCAGCTTTGGTTTAGGTATTAACTTACCTGAAATGGTCCTCGACTGCGAGAAGACGTGATTACCTGTCGCCGACAGCTGAATTGAAATGTCCCCCTCGTCCAATAGTGTTCTCTGCCTGTCACTGCGTACCGCTCCCTCCCCGTTGGGTGGTTCAGGTTAGGGCCGAGGGTTTGGGCAGGTCAAGGTGGAAGGTGGGGGGAGGGACACATTTTGGCGAGGAAACAGACTTTTTTTCAAGTGACTGCAGCAGTGCAATAACTGTCTGTGCAGTTACCGTACATaacagttttgtgtttgtttgtttttttgcttaaaCGTCGATGTCGACACGATTAAAAGTCGCCACGTACATTATCTTTATAGTCTATGTTAAAAGTTGCCATAGGTTTTCAGTTGGTTCTTTTATTCTGAAGAATTTTAACCGGAAGTCTTCTTGGTCCACATCGGAGGCAGAAGTAATGGACGAGTATCAGACAGAAGAGGAGGTGGGTTTGTGCTTTAAACTAGTTATTGCGTATATTTGTATCACTTAGAAACAACGCTCAGATATAACCACAAAACGATATCTTGTTTCTACGGTTTACTTTGTACCTGACACGTAATCGTTTGGCCAGAAAGTACGTTTAATGGCGAACAGACATGTCGGCTGGCTAGCTTAAACTAAACTGTTTTTATCTTTCACCAAACAGACTGCATTCGTCGTCGATGAAGTGAGCAAAATTATAAAAGAGGTAAGCAAAATGAATGATGCCTGTCTCTTTATCCCCAGAGTTTACTTAAATTTAAGATTGAATCGACTAATTGTTACCGCTAGCTTGGAGCTTAGCGTTTTGCGACCCGTTTGTTGCTAAGGACACCAATGGTTGCTAGGCAACGTTCATATCTATAACGTCCCTAGAATACAAGATTTATTGTAACACCTATACAGTACAATTTTTGTGCAGTATTTAGCTGATTAAGTTGTATTGTATGATGTGGATTTCATATCATTCTAAGGTTATTAAAAGGTGTTGCACTCTGCGTGATGATCAGCTCTTAACACCACTTTCCTGAAACTGTCTGTGTAGGCAGTAGAAGCAACTATAGGAGGAAATGCCTACCAGCACAGCAGAGTGAACCAGTGGACCACCAGTGTGGTGGAGCAGTGCCTCAGTCATCTCAGCAAGCTGGGGAAGCCTTTTAAATATATTGGTATGTGTCCTGCTGCAGTGTAACAATAATATTCTGATGGTTCCTAGGTTCTGAAGATGGTATTAACAgatggtttgtgtttttctacAGTAACCTGTATCATCATGCAGAAAAATGGGGCAGGTCTGCAAACAGCCAGCACATGCTTCTGGGATAACTCCACTGATGGTAAAGTAGTAatattgtgtatgtacagtattaGACTGTCAGCAACTATCAGTGTGCTTTTGATTCCTCAGCTTTCAGACACTGGTGGTCAATGACTTTAAATGAAGTGCCACTGTCACTAAATGTATCATGTATTACACCCAACAGGAAGCTGTTCTGTGAGATGGGAGAACAAGTCCATGTACTGTATCGTCAGTGTTTTTGGGCTGGCCATCTGAACCAACTACAGTGTACCTAGAATGTTTGAAATGTATTGgattttgtgtgttattgagaACCTGAGTGTTGTATTTGTTCACATTGACTGTATGTTAATACacttttttgcttttatatTAAGTGCTATTGAATAAAAACATACTATCCTGGATATACTTTGCTTTATTTACATGATACATGACAAGAGTGCTACATCTACAGCTTTTATCTCATTAAGTAGAACTCCCAACATATCAGGACCCACAACAACCTCATATAACCACCGTAAACCATCGGAAACTACATTCACTCTGAAAGAATCAAAAATGTACATTAATCTCAAAGCATTTACAAATTTGAGACCGCAGCCCAGTAATAAGAAATGTAAAGACAAGGCACCATCTTGATTAGAATACGTTAGGATATTATTTGTAatgaacagaaacacatttgtttggctgtttttgtccataactccAGGTttataaaacaaaggaaaaggCAGCAAGTCTCACATTGTAGGCAAGGTATGGAAAGttatgtgaggaaaaaaaaaaaactacttaaAATAATACGCTCTACATAAGTCAAAATATATTTGGCCAATGGTATAATTACTGTATGTGCAGGGAGAAAGAATGTGACAAATCAGTAGTCCATTTACATTAAGTTGTGTAAAATCATTTCTCAAAATCCATTCATCGATACAGTCAGATAATACACTATCAAACATCGTCACTTACCagtgaaataaattaaactcTTAAACAAGTTCAATTACAAAGCTGCTCTTGTTAATGTTATCATGGTTAAAGAAACAGACTTAAATCAAATGAAGAGGTTTGGTATTTTGTGATACCTGAGTAAGGCATATTATTGAGTTCAGAACAAGCTCTGACAACCAAGAAGATCAGGTAGAGGACATAGAGGGCAACAACAATCAGGAGGAAGATTTTCATGCCCTGGGACTTTTAAACTGCTGGTCAAATTTCAGAGAAGAAGAGTTGATCTTTTCAGTCCTGTTGTAATTTGCAGTTTGACTGAGGCTGCTAGCACCCAGTGGGGTCAGACttagtgctttttttttccttttttttttaaataaactttattaactTTCAATTACAAGTACAAACATCAGAATTACCAACATATAAATTAGATATAAGACAACAATACAAACCAAAATGAGACATACATAATtagagaaaatgagaaaatcagTCAGTGTCACATATCCAAAATGTGCCAGGGGAGGCGCTGAGATTTATCCATTGTTTTCCTCCTCCAGAGGTCTGTGAGTATGTGCTTAACGACCAGGTCGCTGTCTATGACGGTCTGATGTATAATCATGGCACATCTTATTTTCCATAGCTTGGCACATACAACACTGACAATTATTTGAAACAGTTCTTTGTGATTTGGGGGCATCTGTTACACAATATCTGATTTATAACACAAATTGAAATTCATGCCCAGACCTTTTAAAATGCTACACACCTCTTGTGTTCTATAACAGTTTATTAACAGGTGTTCTTGGGTTTCAGGCTTGGAACAGTTGATCACTGGACATTCTTTGGTGGTGACACAACAGCTCCATGATACAACTGCTCTCACTGGGAGTCTGCCCATTGACATCAGCCATCTGAGGTCTCTGATGCTCTCTGgagtggttttatttttttatgtatttattacttCATTGCTATAATTATCAGATaggtatttatattttattagcccccccccccccccatatttaaaattattaattgtattaaaatgtgtttgctggATGAACTACACCAATTAATATTCAAATTTTGGTGTTCTATTAGATAATCAGCATATATTAATTTATAATTCGGGCCAGATCtggctctccctctccttttacaCCACAAAGATTGATTACCTATCCAGTGAGCATTTCTGAGGAAGGCAGCTGatacatttttaacaaaagCAACCATTAATGTAATGCCCAGGTCTACGGCCCCCAACCCCCCATATTCCTTACCTTTATACATTAGTTCTCTTTTAGTTACCTCTCTGGTGGTACCCCACACTAAATTAGCACactgtttgtttaatttcattatcattttatCCGAAGGAGGAAAGATGTTAGCCAGAAAGAAGAGTTTGGACAGGATGGTTTTGATGATGTTGACTCTAGTTTTATATTATACTTTTTTACTTCTTTGAATTCAGTCAGTTTTTTCTCCCAGTTTCTTTCACTACAATCTTTACTACAGAATGTCAAACCCCAAATTGTTATTTCTTGATCAACTTGAACATTAACGTTAGGTTTGTTCCTCTCATCTCCAATCCAAACTCCCtctattttaatatgatttaACTTAGCACCAGATGCTAGTTCATACAGATTTAAATGATTCGTCAACACatccatttcttttttcttattctttttataataacagtgacatcatcagcgtgGGCAATTGCTGTAAACTTGGGCAGATGGCCACCACATGTACCAGAGATTAAACTCTCAGAGTTGATTATTCTAATTAAATGGCTTATGGCCAAAATGTATAAGGCAGCACTAAGAGGGCAGCCCTGTTTGACCCCTCTCTCGACCTCAAAGGGCTCAGTTAAAACACCATTTGACTGATCATGTCAA is part of the Epinephelus fuscoguttatus linkage group LG11, E.fuscoguttatus.final_Chr_v1 genome and encodes:
- the LOC125896901 gene encoding dynein light chain Tctex-type 1 isoform X1; amino-acid sequence: MSTRLKVATYIIFIVYVKSCHRFSVGSFILKNFNRKSSWSTSEAEVMDEYQTEEETAFVVDEVSKIIKEAVEATIGGNAYQHSRVNQWTTSVVEQCLSHLSKLGKPFKYIVTCIIMQKNGAGLQTASTCFWDNSTDGSCSVRWENKSMYCIVSVFGLAI
- the LOC125896901 gene encoding dynein light chain Tctex-type 1 isoform X2 — protein: MDEYQTEEETAFVVDEVSKIIKEAVEATIGGNAYQHSRVNQWTTSVVEQCLSHLSKLGKPFKYIVTCIIMQKNGAGLQTASTCFWDNSTDGSCSVRWENKSMYCIVSVFGLAI